The DNA segment GCAGAAGCGGCTTCAAACAGAGAAGAGAATTGTTTTCGGGGAGATGGGTGGCAGGTCCAAGTTGATGCTGAACAGGTCGTCTATATGGGAGCACTCGCTATAACCAGAACAAAGCTGCGCATTTCGGGCGCAAATAGCGGTCGTATTCTCGCTGACTACCGGCTGCGATTTCTCTCTGCCGGTGGCTAAATTGAGGGGAGGATGAATACGTGAATATGCGACAGGGACGTTTGTTGGGGGTGGACGGTCTCAATCTCTCCTGGTATAGCTGGCTGCCGGAGCGGCAGGCGAAAGCGGTGGTGCTGATAATTCATGGCTATGGCGAACACGCTCGCCGTTACGGTAATGTAATCAACAAGTTGGTGCCCGCTGGTTATTCTGTGTATGCCTTTGATCTCCGTGGCCATGGTGAGAGTGAGGGTGTGCGCGGACATGTGGATTTATTTTCCCATTATGTTGAGGACACGGCAAGGTTTATGGACGAGATTGTTAGACCTGGTACTCCAGATATACCTGTCTTCTGTCTCGGGCACTCTATGGGCAGTATTATCAACATGAATTATGTATCTAAGTACGGTAGTCACTTACGCGGGTATGTCCTCTCAGGGACAGGATTTGCTTCGCCATTGAACAAACCGGGGTTGGACTTCTTTGCGGCGCTTCTCAGCAAACTGACGCCCGCAAGCACAATAAAATTTCCCCTTCCTCCGGAATTTATCAGCAGAGATTCTGAAGTGGTAGAAGCATACCGACAGGATCCGCTTGTCTTTGATCGTCTTAGTTTCCGCCTGGCGGCAGAAATGAAGCGAGCCCTTACTCAGGGAACTGCGGCGATATCAACTCTGACGCTGCCAGTATTGCTTCAATGCGGCAGCGCTGATCAATCTTTCACCGGTCAGCGGGCTCTGTTTGAGAATCTGCAGGCAGAGGATAAGACGCTACACCTCTATCAGGGGTTGAAGCATGAAGTATATAATGAATTGGAAGCAGATCGCGCTCGGGTGTTGGCGGATCTTTTGGCCTGGCTGGATGCGCGGATTTAGGGGCTTTGCCCCTTTTTTGTTTGCCTGAGCAGGAAAACCTGTTGTAATGGTGGAATTGTTTTAGGTACTAATAGCAGGAGGCCGTGCAATGAAAAAACTTATAATTTTACTACTAGTTATGGCATTTGTCCTGTTGATACCT comes from the Bacillota bacterium genome and includes:
- a CDS encoding alpha/beta hydrolase yields the protein MNMRQGRLLGVDGLNLSWYSWLPERQAKAVVLIIHGYGEHARRYGNVINKLVPAGYSVYAFDLRGHGESEGVRGHVDLFSHYVEDTARFMDEIVRPGTPDIPVFCLGHSMGSIINMNYVSKYGSHLRGYVLSGTGFASPLNKPGLDFFAALLSKLTPASTIKFPLPPEFISRDSEVVEAYRQDPLVFDRLSFRLAAEMKRALTQGTAAISTLTLPVLLQCGSADQSFTGQRALFENLQAEDKTLHLYQGLKHEVYNELEADRARVLADLLAWLDARI